In Streptomyces nojiriensis, one genomic interval encodes:
- a CDS encoding 4'-phosphopantetheinyl transferase family protein, giving the protein MTTPAGLSSAVLRLDRPVGAQRLPARGEALVRFVDAATQAPFAERLAPGVLDATERRRADRFVRPQDRGSYLVAHVTLRLLLGALLDTAPRDLVMTRDACPECGGPDGRPVLVGGRAHFSLSHSRDAVFVACASTPVGVDVEALPAPRVVAQSEDFFHPDESAELAALPEAGRPAAFARLWARKEAHLKGTGAGLGHGGHRTYLGTGPAAGSVHPPHWSLADLPAPEGYAAALALRAPSAHWH; this is encoded by the coding sequence ATGACCACACCCGCCGGGCTCAGCTCCGCCGTGCTGCGGCTCGACCGGCCGGTCGGCGCGCAGCGGCTGCCCGCTCGCGGCGAGGCGCTGGTGCGGTTCGTGGACGCCGCGACGCAGGCCCCGTTCGCGGAGCGCCTGGCCCCCGGCGTGCTCGACGCCACCGAGCGCCGGCGCGCCGACCGGTTCGTCCGCCCCCAGGACCGCGGCTCCTATCTGGTCGCGCACGTGACGCTGCGGCTGCTGCTGGGAGCCCTCCTCGACACCGCGCCGCGCGATCTGGTGATGACCCGCGACGCCTGCCCCGAGTGCGGCGGCCCTGACGGGCGGCCGGTCCTCGTGGGCGGCCGCGCCCATTTCTCCCTGTCGCACAGCCGCGACGCGGTCTTCGTGGCCTGCGCGTCCACACCGGTCGGGGTGGACGTGGAGGCCCTGCCGGCGCCCCGGGTGGTGGCGCAGAGCGAGGACTTCTTCCACCCCGACGAGAGCGCCGAACTCGCCGCGCTCCCCGAGGCCGGTCGCCCCGCGGCGTTCGCCCGCCTGTGGGCGCGCAAGGAGGCCCATCTCAAGGGCACCGGAGCGGGCCTGGGGCACGGCGGTCACCGCACCTACCTGGGGACGGGGCCCGCCGCCGGCTCCGTCCACCCGCCGCACTGGTCCCTCGCCGACCTGCCGGCCCCCGAGGGCTATGCCGCCGCGCTCGCGCTGCGCGCCCCCTCGGCGCACTGGCACTGA
- a CDS encoding contact-dependent growth inhibition system immunity protein translates to MKTSNDRFRELRQLLRSYEVTGYVFDDTDDRSGAALSAYLRQAAIEPARAAEAAAEIDDLLETGLFNEEIADDVDLLPHIHPPHGKTVEGCLAVIGGHLRKFLAEPAAPSQMPPRTAWEWEERFPDLSQLLGSYFHQDFSMEYSSHREALDDYVSDASDSDLRQLAGEIQEFLILNESDKTLKESAMTLGLGILPPKGVRLRQWLADVREIVLHQARG, encoded by the coding sequence GTGAAAACGTCGAACGATCGTTTCCGTGAGCTGCGCCAGCTGCTGCGCTCTTATGAAGTGACCGGCTACGTCTTCGATGACACGGACGACCGTAGCGGAGCTGCGCTCAGTGCCTACCTCAGGCAAGCAGCGATCGAGCCCGCGCGCGCAGCCGAGGCGGCAGCCGAAATCGACGATCTCCTCGAGACCGGCCTGTTCAACGAAGAGATCGCGGATGACGTCGACCTCCTGCCCCACATCCACCCTCCCCATGGGAAGACGGTGGAGGGCTGCCTTGCCGTGATCGGCGGGCACCTCCGGAAGTTCCTCGCTGAGCCGGCGGCTCCCTCCCAGATGCCTCCTCGGACCGCATGGGAATGGGAAGAACGTTTTCCTGATCTCTCGCAGCTGCTGGGATCGTACTTCCATCAAGATTTCTCGATGGAGTACTCCTCGCACAGGGAGGCTTTGGACGACTATGTTTCAGATGCTTCGGATAGTGACCTCCGACAGTTGGCGGGTGAGATCCAGGAATTCCTGATCCTCAACGAATCGGATAAAACACTCAAGGAGTCGGCGATGACGCTGGGGCTTGGCATTCTCCCGCCCAAGGGTGTGCGGCTGCGTCAATGGCTGGCAGATGTGCGGGAGATCGTTCTCCATCAGGCGCGGGGATGA
- a CDS encoding ABC transporter ATP-binding protein, translating into MTADPFSSRPTPGIAASTTDLSKVYGSGDTRVVALDRVSVSFREAEFTAIMGPSGCGKSTLMHCAAGLDSVSSGSVRIGTTELGTLGDRHLTELRRDRIGFIFQAFNLLPTLTALENITLPLSIAGRRPDRQWLDRVVSMVGLAQRLDHRPGQLSGGQQQRVAVARALATRPAIVFGDEPTGNLDSRAGAEVLGFLRDSVRELGQTVVMVTHDPVAASYADRVVFLADGRLVDEMVRPTPDRVLDRMKQFDTRARTS; encoded by the coding sequence GTGACCGCCGACCCGTTCTCCTCCCGTCCGACGCCCGGTATCGCGGCCTCCACCACCGACCTGTCCAAGGTCTACGGCAGCGGCGACACCCGCGTGGTGGCCCTGGACCGCGTCAGCGTCTCCTTCCGGGAGGCAGAGTTCACCGCGATCATGGGTCCCTCCGGCTGCGGCAAATCCACCCTCATGCACTGCGCCGCGGGCCTCGACTCCGTCAGCTCCGGCTCCGTCCGCATCGGCACCACCGAGCTGGGCACGTTGGGCGACCGGCACCTCACCGAGCTGCGCCGGGACCGGATCGGCTTCATCTTCCAGGCGTTCAACCTGTTGCCCACCCTGACCGCGCTGGAGAACATCACCCTGCCGCTGTCCATCGCCGGACGCCGCCCCGACCGGCAGTGGCTGGACCGCGTGGTGTCCATGGTCGGCCTCGCCCAGCGGCTGGACCACCGGCCCGGACAGCTCTCCGGCGGGCAGCAGCAGCGCGTCGCGGTGGCCCGGGCCCTGGCCACCCGGCCGGCGATCGTCTTCGGCGACGAGCCCACCGGCAACCTCGACTCCCGTGCCGGGGCCGAGGTCCTCGGCTTCCTGCGCGACTCGGTGCGCGAACTGGGCCAGACCGTGGTCATGGTGACCCACGACCCGGTCGCCGCCTCCTACGCGGACCGCGTCGTCTTCCTCGCCGACGGACGGCTGGTCGACGAGATGGTGCGCCCCACCCCGGACCGGGTGCTGGACCGGATGAAGCAGTTCGACACCCGCGCACGCACGAGCTGA
- a CDS encoding RNase A-like domain-containing protein yields MSTGDKVREIVTDVTGIEWPAADVGKLRAIANAWRTFADDMEDVAAAANKAAQTLIHNNTGEAISAFADPFWARYYHDKKGWLQDLVDGPRSLAAGIDQYADAVADAKKKLDRELEIAGAVIVAGTALAFFTLGATEVAAAAATATIVELAATVGVALTTEVATIAGTVFATAAIAGIESVTVDLAVAQPLKIAAGLQTGFNLDEAQDAGVYGGLTGGAFGGAGKAFQLAREGGGWTSLLGGVRLPGYTPEFALPSGLAVEAGDLGMLLRDGGPNAWPRSKRKGPINPKYRADIAGDEGKNGSHTIERHVKMTTRDLRARLRINPKMEAASRYIDEASAQRFTDAAMLKRQKEIGEWLANPKGKKMNFSARFDEATGMSLTRENFKRGTAAQWVNGVRVVLKRDPSAACGYRVLTSYPIP; encoded by the coding sequence GTGAGTACCGGTGACAAGGTCCGGGAGATCGTCACCGACGTCACCGGAATCGAGTGGCCCGCCGCTGACGTCGGCAAGTTGCGTGCTATCGCGAACGCCTGGCGGACGTTTGCCGACGACATGGAAGACGTCGCGGCGGCCGCCAACAAAGCTGCTCAGACGCTGATTCACAACAACACGGGTGAGGCCATCTCGGCGTTCGCCGACCCCTTCTGGGCTCGCTACTACCACGACAAGAAGGGGTGGCTCCAGGACCTCGTCGACGGGCCTCGTTCCTTGGCGGCCGGGATCGACCAGTACGCCGACGCCGTGGCTGACGCGAAGAAGAAGCTCGACCGCGAACTGGAGATCGCGGGCGCAGTCATCGTCGCCGGCACGGCCCTGGCGTTCTTCACCCTCGGCGCCACCGAGGTCGCTGCGGCGGCGGCCACCGCCACCATTGTCGAGTTGGCTGCAACGGTGGGCGTGGCCCTCACGACCGAGGTCGCCACGATCGCCGGCACCGTCTTTGCGACCGCGGCCATCGCGGGCATCGAATCCGTCACCGTCGACCTCGCCGTTGCGCAACCGCTCAAGATAGCCGCGGGGCTGCAGACCGGCTTCAACCTCGACGAGGCGCAGGATGCCGGAGTCTACGGAGGCCTTACCGGCGGAGCCTTCGGCGGAGCAGGGAAGGCGTTCCAGCTCGCGAGGGAGGGCGGTGGATGGACCAGTCTCCTGGGAGGTGTCCGCCTGCCAGGCTACACCCCGGAGTTCGCGCTGCCCAGCGGGCTCGCCGTCGAGGCGGGCGATCTCGGCATGCTCCTTCGGGACGGAGGGCCGAACGCATGGCCTCGCAGCAAGCGCAAGGGGCCAATCAATCCCAAGTACCGTGCGGATATAGCGGGGGACGAAGGCAAGAACGGCTCGCATACCATTGAGCGGCACGTGAAGATGACGACACGCGACCTGCGTGCGCGTCTGAGAATCAACCCCAAAATGGAAGCGGCATCCAGATATATAGACGAAGCCTCCGCCCAGAGATTCACCGATGCCGCGATGCTTAAACGCCAGAAGGAGATCGGCGAATGGCTCGCTAATCCCAAGGGGAAGAAGATGAACTTCTCTGCGCGCTTCGACGAGGCGACTGGGATGAGTCTGACCCGGGAGAATTTCAAACGCGGAACCGCCGCACAATGGGTGAACGGAGTGCGAGTGGTCCTGAAGCGCGATCCATCCGCTGCTTGCGGCTACCGCGTCCTCACTTCATATCCCATTCCATAG
- a CDS encoding HelD family protein, whose translation MSTTTRSEDLAVEQRAVDHAYDCYTARLAEMSGTSAATASASGKDGIANRIDAEARAASYGGLGDEALVFARVDAPEEPGREPRPWYVGRRVVWDASNEPVVLQWTSPLARKWLDARPESPGEVTLRRQLRCVQRIVEGYFDDIAAPATAARAPVPAPATPPVPTTAPATVPEARTSPTPADVVRRQRLKTLQPDDFLLRELQRSRSGRMRDIVETIRRDQMELVTGSPSDILVVQGGPGTGKSAVGLHRVTWLVNNDHFKAQDILVIGPHQRFLDYVGQVLPTLGTRDVNAVQLNRLWDGEILGADSPQARLVKSDERMAAVLRRRVENDYRPEALDDLVVAPSFEGDEPAIVVPAGSTTLRVPRSEVLALLDRAHEGDSPYRERRDRFRGLLVDRLLTELSDIAPRRGQAGTIRRDLERNRRVERLIERVWPSPGAREALRTLYDSPDLLHACADGILDAGEQAALLRPRAASADADPWTLDDRVCLEELRLLISGETPGRYGHIVADEAQDLMPMQARALRRRCAVGGSMTVLGDLAQATGPHVPASWDRLGTVLSDHGDWRVAELNTSYRVPAEIMEFVAPLAREIAPALPYPQAVREAGENAVRKVATEPWKLLDDTVAHVARLVGTSDGSTLRSVAVIVPDDSDWLDAISRRVDEGGDIGDRHRAAVSVLAATQAKGMEYDHVLVIEPATIADRGPAGLRQLYVALTRSTQSLTVLHTAPLPDVLTSAGDGSGAPAPEATATAVGEAEAEAAVTLLPRIGADVRVEVVDQAPGGRYKVKALTPGFDRPLVLTVRHGSVPPRRGEKLDCWVFANETGQTVLTSDQRGRSPVSPRMAGRYIAALDVLRELTADDGDVPDARGRLSELQGMANRVLRRDQADWVDVLHLFGAPDRDGLGVLRDLAASANRALKEGSLDAGRLREHLTASGWADTLAGARRVLQDRLAAAVEPEPAPEPTPEQDPDDTTTAEAAAPAPPQPEQKDVEQMILAEDTTAPAPTTKEGFLRALEASAEADRTCKKHEAVRHALKSDLLWADLQPTDSPLVDVSCVTARGLFLYEALGSGRSAYADLRSGATRLLEINHTLPTRADGLYLVLSEPPAEDWSADTVRDVFGVHVIWRSPEGWGGKDTDIALGQHPQS comes from the coding sequence ATGAGCACCACCACGCGGAGCGAGGATCTCGCCGTCGAGCAGCGCGCCGTCGACCACGCCTACGACTGCTACACCGCGCGACTGGCCGAGATGAGCGGAACGTCGGCGGCGACGGCCTCGGCGAGCGGCAAGGACGGGATCGCCAACCGGATCGACGCGGAGGCGCGCGCCGCCTCGTACGGCGGACTCGGCGACGAGGCCCTGGTGTTCGCCCGGGTCGACGCGCCGGAGGAGCCCGGCAGGGAACCCCGCCCCTGGTACGTCGGACGGCGGGTCGTGTGGGACGCCTCGAACGAGCCGGTGGTCCTGCAGTGGACCAGCCCCCTGGCGAGGAAGTGGCTGGACGCCCGGCCCGAGAGCCCCGGTGAGGTGACGCTGCGGCGCCAACTGCGCTGCGTCCAGCGGATCGTGGAGGGCTATTTCGACGACATCGCCGCGCCGGCGACCGCAGCTCGGGCACCGGTACCCGCTCCCGCGACCCCTCCCGTACCCACGACCGCGCCCGCGACCGTTCCGGAGGCGCGGACGTCCCCGACCCCCGCCGACGTCGTCCGCAGGCAGCGCCTGAAGACGCTCCAGCCGGACGACTTCCTGCTGCGCGAGCTCCAGCGGTCGCGCAGCGGCCGCATGCGCGACATCGTCGAGACGATCCGCCGCGACCAGATGGAGCTGGTCACCGGCTCGCCCTCCGACATACTCGTCGTGCAGGGCGGCCCGGGTACCGGCAAGTCCGCGGTCGGTCTCCACCGCGTGACCTGGCTCGTCAACAACGACCACTTCAAGGCCCAGGACATCCTGGTGATCGGCCCCCACCAGCGGTTCCTCGACTACGTCGGCCAGGTCCTGCCCACCCTCGGCACCCGGGACGTCAACGCCGTCCAGCTGAACCGCCTCTGGGACGGCGAGATACTCGGCGCCGACTCCCCGCAGGCGCGACTGGTGAAGTCCGACGAGCGCATGGCGGCCGTCCTGCGCCGCCGCGTGGAGAACGACTACCGCCCCGAAGCGCTCGACGACCTCGTCGTCGCGCCCTCCTTCGAAGGCGACGAGCCCGCGATCGTCGTCCCGGCCGGCAGCACGACCCTGCGCGTACCGCGCTCCGAGGTCCTCGCCCTCCTCGACCGGGCACACGAGGGCGACAGCCCCTACCGCGAGCGCCGCGACCGCTTCCGCGGCCTGCTCGTCGACCGTCTCCTGACGGAGCTCTCCGACATCGCCCCACGGCGCGGGCAGGCCGGTACGATCCGCCGCGACCTGGAGCGCAATCGCCGGGTCGAGCGCCTCATCGAACGCGTCTGGCCGTCCCCGGGCGCCCGGGAGGCCCTGCGCACCCTCTACGACTCGCCCGACCTCCTGCACGCCTGCGCCGACGGGATCCTCGACGCGGGGGAGCAGGCGGCCCTGCTGCGGCCCCGCGCCGCCAGCGCCGACGCCGATCCCTGGACCCTCGACGACCGCGTCTGCCTCGAAGAACTCCGGCTCCTCATCAGCGGGGAGACCCCGGGCCGCTACGGGCACATCGTCGCCGACGAGGCGCAGGACCTCATGCCCATGCAGGCCCGTGCCCTGCGGCGGCGCTGCGCCGTGGGCGGCTCCATGACCGTCCTGGGCGACCTCGCGCAGGCGACGGGCCCCCACGTCCCGGCGAGCTGGGACCGCCTCGGCACGGTCCTCTCCGACCACGGCGACTGGCGGGTGGCCGAGCTCAACACCAGTTATCGCGTGCCCGCCGAGATCATGGAGTTCGTCGCCCCGCTCGCCCGGGAGATCGCCCCGGCCCTGCCCTACCCGCAGGCCGTGCGCGAGGCGGGCGAGAACGCCGTACGGAAGGTGGCGACCGAGCCGTGGAAGCTCCTCGACGACACCGTCGCCCATGTGGCGCGCCTCGTGGGCACCAGCGACGGGAGCACCCTCCGCTCGGTGGCCGTCATCGTGCCCGACGACTCGGACTGGCTCGACGCGATCAGCCGCAGGGTCGACGAGGGCGGGGACATCGGCGACCGGCACCGTGCCGCCGTGTCCGTCCTGGCCGCCACCCAGGCCAAGGGCATGGAGTACGACCACGTCCTGGTCATCGAGCCCGCCACCATCGCCGACCGCGGTCCCGCGGGCCTGCGACAGCTGTACGTGGCCCTGACCCGCAGCACCCAGAGCCTGACCGTCCTGCACACCGCCCCGCTGCCGGACGTACTCACGAGCGCCGGGGACGGATCCGGAGCGCCGGCCCCCGAGGCCACGGCCACGGCGGTGGGCGAGGCGGAAGCCGAGGCGGCCGTGACCCTGCTTCCCCGGATCGGGGCCGACGTGCGGGTCGAGGTCGTGGACCAGGCCCCGGGCGGCCGCTACAAGGTCAAGGCCCTCACCCCCGGCTTCGACCGTCCCCTGGTCCTCACCGTCCGCCACGGATCCGTTCCCCCGCGGCGGGGCGAGAAGCTGGACTGCTGGGTGTTCGCCAACGAGACGGGCCAGACGGTCCTCACCTCCGACCAGCGGGGCCGGTCGCCCGTCTCGCCGAGGATGGCGGGCCGCTACATCGCGGCGCTGGACGTGCTCCGCGAGCTGACAGCGGACGACGGGGACGTTCCCGACGCCCGCGGCAGGCTCTCCGAGCTGCAGGGGATGGCCAACCGCGTCCTTCGCCGGGACCAGGCCGACTGGGTCGATGTGCTCCACCTGTTCGGCGCTCCGGACCGGGACGGGCTGGGCGTTCTGCGCGACCTCGCCGCGAGCGCAAACCGCGCGCTCAAGGAGGGCAGCCTGGACGCCGGCCGACTCCGGGAACACCTGACGGCCTCGGGCTGGGCGGACACCCTGGCCGGGGCGCGCCGGGTGCTCCAGGACCGCCTCGCCGCGGCGGTAGAACCGGAACCCGCCCCGGAACCGACCCCGGAACAGGACCCCGACGACACCACGACCGCCGAAGCCGCCGCCCCCGCCCCACCGCAGCCCGAGCAGAAGGACGTAGAGCAGATGATCCTCGCGGAAGACACGACCGCGCCGGCTCCGACGACCAAGGAAGGCTTCCTGCGCGCGCTGGAAGCGTCGGCCGAAGCCGACCGGACGTGCAAGAAGCACGAGGCGGTCCGCCACGCCCTGAAGTCGGACCTGCTCTGGGCCGACCTCCAGCCGACCGACTCGCCCCTCGTCGACGTCAGCTGCGTCACCGCTCGAGGGCTCTTCCTCTACGAGGCGCTGGGCTCCGGCCGCTCGGCGTACGCGGACCTCCGCTCGGGCGCCACCCGCCTGCTGGAGATCAACCACACCCTGCCCACCCGGGCCGACGGCCTCTACCTGGTCCTTTCCGAACCCCCGGCCGAGGACTGGTCCGCGGACACCGTCCGCGACGTCTTCGGAGTCCACGTCATCTGGCGGAGCCCCGAAGGATGGGGCGGCAAGGACACGGACATCGCGCTGGGACAGCACCCGCAGAGCTGA
- a CDS encoding vanadium-dependent haloperoxidase gives MPPTPNHGRQSAAKSASPRSKSRAGRRLGRLRAVVVAGALLAGLSPVAAAAPQAAAGPERKGDPTQYWNKVLLQTFRNARGWDASPGKLSRSGAMVFAAIYNAESAYQNTYGTMKYEPYLNRPLKYATNSSKPRADEEERLIDRTAYRMLSELYPGDRAFIEARYEARTGRSPHARDPLDRLVVDRVVRQINKARANDGSDNPELYDGDTTTPGAWRPTGEEATADEGACQEPGDAVTPNWGRVKPFVLRSGSQFRPPSLRGFTSYDAMVNSPEYERQVDEVRRVGAVDSTERTREQTVIGWFWDHDLNGTYHPPGQLLQLTGTVAKKFKLDTYDTTRLFALSALTLADAGIAAWDSKFDGPINEWRPVSAIQALGRENANWQPLSADRAGRPWTPCFIAWTSGHANFTGAWAAAMQNFFGRDDASFTAQSEDPHTLERFRRMSSFSQVAEEGEFSRMWLGVHFRWDAEDGREIGTNVGEYVFANALQPTRSSRPHQQ, from the coding sequence GTGCCCCCCACGCCCAACCATGGCCGTCAGTCGGCCGCGAAGTCCGCGTCCCCGCGCTCGAAGTCCCGTGCCGGCAGGCGCCTGGGACGGCTCCGGGCCGTCGTCGTGGCCGGTGCCCTGCTTGCCGGGCTGAGTCCGGTGGCGGCCGCTGCGCCGCAGGCCGCCGCCGGGCCGGAGCGCAAGGGCGATCCGACGCAGTACTGGAACAAGGTCCTGCTACAGACGTTCCGCAATGCGCGGGGCTGGGACGCCTCGCCCGGCAAACTCTCCCGATCCGGGGCCATGGTCTTCGCGGCGATCTACAACGCCGAGAGCGCCTACCAGAACACGTACGGAACCATGAAGTACGAGCCGTACCTCAACCGGCCGCTCAAGTACGCCACCAACTCGTCGAAGCCGCGCGCGGACGAAGAGGAGCGGCTGATCGACCGCACGGCGTACCGGATGCTCTCCGAGCTGTACCCGGGCGACCGGGCCTTCATCGAAGCCCGGTACGAGGCCCGGACCGGCCGCTCCCCCCACGCCCGCGACCCCCTCGACCGCCTCGTGGTCGACCGCGTGGTGAGGCAGATCAACAAGGCCCGGGCGAACGACGGTTCGGACAACCCGGAGCTCTACGACGGCGACACCACCACACCCGGAGCCTGGCGGCCGACGGGCGAAGAGGCGACGGCTGACGAAGGGGCCTGCCAGGAGCCTGGCGACGCGGTGACCCCGAACTGGGGCAGGGTGAAGCCGTTCGTGCTCCGCTCCGGTTCGCAGTTCCGGCCTCCCAGCCTGCGCGGCTTCACTTCCTACGACGCGATGGTGAACAGCCCGGAGTACGAGCGCCAGGTCGACGAGGTGCGACGCGTGGGTGCCGTCGACTCCACCGAGCGCACCCGCGAACAGACCGTCATCGGCTGGTTCTGGGACCACGACCTGAACGGCACCTACCACCCCCCGGGGCAGCTGCTCCAGCTGACCGGGACGGTCGCCAAGAAGTTCAAGCTCGACACGTACGACACGACCCGCTTGTTCGCACTGTCGGCACTAACCCTGGCTGATGCCGGGATCGCGGCCTGGGACAGCAAGTTCGACGGGCCGATCAACGAATGGCGTCCGGTGTCCGCGATCCAGGCGCTGGGCCGAGAGAACGCGAACTGGCAACCCCTCAGCGCGGACCGGGCGGGAAGGCCGTGGACCCCGTGCTTCATCGCCTGGACCTCCGGGCACGCCAACTTCACCGGTGCCTGGGCAGCCGCGATGCAGAACTTCTTCGGCCGTGACGACGCCTCGTTCACCGCGCAGTCCGAGGACCCGCACACCCTCGAGCGGTTCCGCCGGATGAGCAGCTTCAGCCAGGTCGCCGAGGAGGGCGAGTTCAGCCGAATGTGGCTGGGCGTGCACTTCCGCTGGGACGCCGAGGACGGGAGGGAGATCGGCACCAACGTCGGCGAGTACGTGTTCGCCAACGCGCTCCAGCCGACGCGATCGAGCCGTCCGCATCAGCAGTGA
- a CDS encoding ABC transporter permease: MLKTALRNVLAHKARLLMTVLAVTLGVAFVSGTLVFADSSTAAHRAAVSKDYADIAVTVTPKDPPPGAPGAAGSAGGAGGAGSAGDEHATVLDDGLARKLAGLPGVAAVRPSADGPATLNSSDGTPLRTGRIWAHRAAAYVPGADGKDSRHPLTEGRAPRDGEEIAVDSGTAATGRLRIGEQITLATDGPAMTKRLVGIVTTRDTRVTAGGTLVLFDKATAQQLFASPGRYTSIDLSAVPGTDTAELARRVTDLLPADRAEATTGTAQAAQQAVLVDTLTRGNEKLSLVFAGVALFIGSFLIVNTFTMLVARRTREIALLRAIGATRRQVVRSLLWEAVLLGLAASVLGFLLGLAIASVLPEILSTTGDPLPRGPLVIGPLPVAAALAVGVGVTVLAAWLPSRKAARIAPVEAMRAAEQPPTATASRVRGAAGALLLALGAGLLLSLAGAKDASEENLRNAMFGCALLVIAVIVLAPLLAVPVIRLGGRLTGRLGIAGHLAHRNALRDPRRTAATASALMVSTALVAGLAVIGHSTGQALDRQAAAGLSADYVISTHTSSAGIDPAAVQRMTATPGVRTATAVTDSTLFIGGGVRQISGVDPAAAPSVMKLDFVSGSLKDLGPGRIALSGTLARANGVRTGDRIDARIGGPGQDRTPYTVVGVYEDNPTARDALGTRTEVQGKSLEPGSVQRVLVRADGGADGGATKDRLRTATGNNPLLQVQDRRELVQEAAGSLGTLLTLTYGLLAIGGVIAALGIMNTLAMSVSDRTREIGVLRAIGMDRAGIRRMIRVESLTVAAFGTLLGLAAGLFGAWTVGALANGALKGYSLALPWDTLLLLCLVSLATGAVAAALPARHASALSPLEAVAEL; this comes from the coding sequence ATGCTGAAAACAGCCCTGCGCAACGTCCTCGCGCACAAGGCCCGGCTGCTGATGACGGTGCTCGCCGTCACCCTCGGCGTCGCCTTCGTCTCCGGCACCCTGGTCTTCGCGGACTCCTCCACCGCGGCCCACCGGGCCGCCGTGTCGAAGGACTACGCCGACATCGCGGTCACCGTGACCCCGAAGGACCCCCCGCCCGGCGCCCCCGGCGCGGCCGGGTCCGCCGGGGGCGCCGGGGGCGCCGGGTCCGCCGGGGACGAGCACGCCACCGTCCTCGACGACGGACTCGCCCGCAAGCTGGCCGGGCTGCCGGGCGTCGCCGCCGTACGGCCGTCCGCGGACGGCCCGGCCACCCTCAACTCCTCGGACGGCACCCCCCTGCGCACCGGCCGGATCTGGGCGCACCGGGCGGCCGCCTACGTTCCCGGCGCCGACGGCAAGGACAGCCGCCACCCGCTGACCGAGGGCCGCGCCCCCCGCGACGGCGAGGAGATCGCCGTGGACAGCGGCACCGCCGCCACCGGCCGGTTGCGCATCGGCGAGCAGATCACGCTGGCCACGGACGGCCCCGCCATGACCAAGCGGCTCGTCGGCATCGTCACCACCCGGGACACCCGGGTGACGGCCGGCGGCACCCTGGTCCTGTTCGACAAGGCCACCGCACAGCAGTTGTTCGCCTCCCCCGGCCGCTACACCTCGATCGACCTGTCCGCCGTACCCGGCACCGACACCGCCGAACTCGCCCGCCGGGTCACCGACCTGCTCCCCGCCGACCGGGCCGAGGCCACCACCGGCACCGCGCAGGCCGCCCAGCAGGCCGTCCTCGTCGACACGCTCACCCGGGGCAACGAGAAGCTGTCGCTGGTCTTCGCCGGAGTCGCCCTCTTCATCGGGTCGTTCCTGATCGTCAACACCTTCACCATGCTCGTCGCCCGGCGCACCCGTGAGATCGCCCTGCTGCGGGCGATCGGTGCCACGCGCCGCCAGGTCGTGCGCTCCCTCCTGTGGGAGGCCGTCCTCCTCGGCCTCGCCGCCTCGGTCCTCGGTTTCCTGCTGGGCCTCGCCATCGCCTCCGTACTGCCGGAGATCCTGAGCACCACCGGGGACCCGCTGCCCCGCGGCCCCCTGGTGATCGGCCCGCTCCCCGTGGCGGCCGCACTCGCCGTCGGGGTGGGCGTCACGGTGCTCGCCGCATGGCTGCCGTCCCGCAAGGCGGCGCGGATCGCCCCGGTCGAGGCCATGCGCGCGGCCGAACAGCCGCCCACCGCCACCGCGTCCCGGGTCCGCGGCGCGGCCGGCGCCCTGCTGCTCGCCCTCGGCGCCGGACTGCTGCTGTCGCTCGCCGGGGCGAAGGACGCCTCCGAGGAGAACCTGCGGAACGCGATGTTCGGCTGCGCCCTCCTCGTGATCGCCGTGATCGTGCTGGCGCCGCTGCTCGCCGTCCCCGTGATCCGGCTGGGCGGACGGCTGACCGGCCGCCTCGGCATCGCGGGCCACCTCGCCCACCGCAACGCGCTGCGCGACCCGCGGCGTACCGCCGCCACCGCCTCCGCCCTGATGGTCAGCACGGCGCTGGTCGCCGGGCTCGCCGTCATCGGCCACTCCACCGGGCAGGCGCTCGACCGCCAGGCCGCGGCCGGCCTCAGCGCCGACTACGTGATCAGCACCCACACCTCGTCGGCCGGCATCGACCCGGCCGCCGTACAGCGGATGACCGCCACCCCGGGTGTACGGACGGCGACCGCGGTCACCGACTCCACCCTCTTCATCGGCGGTGGCGTCCGCCAGATCTCCGGGGTCGACCCGGCCGCCGCCCCGTCCGTCATGAAGCTGGACTTCGTCAGCGGCTCCCTGAAGGACCTCGGACCGGGCCGCATCGCCCTCTCCGGCACCCTGGCCCGCGCGAACGGCGTGCGTACCGGCGACCGGATCGACGCCCGGATCGGCGGCCCCGGCCAGGACCGCACCCCGTACACGGTCGTCGGCGTCTACGAGGACAACCCCACCGCCCGCGACGCCCTGGGCACCCGCACCGAGGTCCAGGGCAAGAGCCTCGAACCCGGATCCGTCCAGCGCGTCCTCGTCCGCGCGGACGGCGGCGCCGACGGCGGCGCCACGAAGGACCGCCTGCGTACCGCCACGGGCAACAACCCGCTTCTGCAGGTCCAGGACCGGCGGGAACTCGTCCAGGAGGCCGCCGGTTCCCTGGGCACCCTGCTGACCCTGACGTACGGCCTGCTCGCCATCGGCGGCGTGATCGCCGCCCTCGGCATCATGAACACCCTGGCCATGTCGGTGTCGGACCGCACCCGCGAGATCGGCGTCCTGCGCGCCATCGGCATGGACCGCGCCGGCATCCGCCGGATGATCCGCGTCGAATCCCTGACCGTGGCCGCCTTCGGCACCCTGCTGGGCCTGGCGGCCGGCCTGTTCGGGGCCTGGACGGTCGGCGCCCTGGCCAACGGCGCACTGAAGGGCTACTCCCTGGCCCTCCCCTGGGACACGCTGCTCCTCCTCTGCCTGGTCTCCCTCGCCACGGGCGCGGTGGCGGCCGCCCTGCCGGCCCGCCACGCGTCGGCCCTGAGCCCCCTGGAGGCGGTCGCCGAGCTGTAG